In the Streptomyces formicae genome, one interval contains:
- the uppS gene encoding polyprenyl diphosphate synthase produces MSTPPRDLPDSTALASDRGPRHVAFIVDGNRRWAQAHGHPVEHGHQVGADNVCRAVRWCESVGIETTTWWLLSTDNLNRSAPELHKLLDIISELTNRLAAVGHWRMRHLGDPRLLPESLATALGDAEATTCHNQGPQINFAVGYSGRQDILAAARVVAHQAVTSAGFSVSERSFAQALSTCGLPDPDLVIRTSGEQRLSGFMLWQAALSELYFCPVLWPDFTQSDLHRALAFYGNRQRRFGK; encoded by the coding sequence ATGAGTACTCCTCCGCGCGACCTCCCCGACTCGACGGCCCTCGCCTCGGACAGAGGGCCACGGCACGTCGCCTTCATCGTGGACGGCAACCGCCGTTGGGCGCAGGCGCACGGCCACCCCGTGGAGCACGGCCACCAGGTGGGCGCGGACAACGTCTGCCGCGCCGTTCGCTGGTGCGAGTCCGTGGGCATAGAGACCACCACGTGGTGGCTGCTCTCGACGGACAACCTCAACCGCTCCGCGCCCGAACTCCACAAGCTCCTGGACATCATCTCCGAACTGACCAACCGTCTGGCGGCGGTCGGTCACTGGAGGATGCGTCACCTCGGGGACCCCCGGCTGCTCCCCGAATCGCTGGCGACCGCGCTGGGCGACGCGGAGGCCACCACCTGCCACAACCAGGGTCCCCAGATCAACTTCGCGGTCGGCTACAGCGGCCGACAGGACATCCTCGCCGCGGCGCGCGTCGTCGCCCACCAGGCGGTGACGTCCGCCGGCTTCTCCGTGTCCGAGAGGTCGTTCGCGCAGGCCCTGTCCACCTGCGGGTTGCCCGATCCGGACCTGGTGATCCGCACCTCGGGCGAACAGCGCCTCTCCGGGTTCATGCTCTGGCAGGCGGCCCTCTCCGAGCTCTATTTCTGTCCCGTTCTGTGGCCCGACTTCACCCAGTCCGACCTCCACCGCGCCCTCGCCTTCTACGGCAACCGTCAGCGGCGTTTCGGAAAGTAG
- a CDS encoding bifunctional [glutamine synthetase] adenylyltransferase/[glutamine synthetase]-adenylyl-L-tyrosine phosphorylase: MTLPHEGESAKRPLKGGWRETGGRRSSTFTRLLRHGFTDPSAAERLLDAPDLDTVRDDPLLLDALGATADPDLALLGLVRLVEGQEDEVGRRELLDTLVTAKPLRDRLLGVLGASEALADHLARHPRDWRALVTYEAVDLHPGVEEFERGLAEATDPVSLRVAYRRCLLAIAARDVCGTTDVAEAAAELADLATATLRAALAMARAAAPADAAQCRLAVIAMGKCGGHELNYVSDVDVIFVGEAVEGADEGKALRAATRLASHMMRICSETNVEGTIWPVDANLRPEGRNGPLVRTLSSHLAYYQRWAKTWEFQALLKARPVAGDLELGEEYVATLAPLVWHAAERENFVADVQKMRRRVIENIPAGEVDRELKLGPGGLRDVEFAVQMLQLVHGRSDTSIRSGSTLEALAALGAGGYVGRVDAAQLDDAYRFLRALEHRIQLYKLRRTHLVPEDDADLRRIGRSLGMRTEPITELNRAWKRHTSVVRRLNEKLFYRPLLDAVAQLAPGETRLSTSAARERLVALGYADPSAALRHLEALASGVSRKAAIQRTLLPVLLGWFADSADPDAGLLGFRKVSDALGKTPWYLRLLRDEGAAAENLARVLSAGRLAPDLLLRAPEAVALLGDQRGLEPRGRGALEQEVLAAVRRADGVEQAVTAARGVRRRELFRTAAGDIIGSYGTEESPAEADPGALVDRVGDAISDLTSATLAGTLRAVVRDGWGDTLPTRFAVIGMGRFGGHELGYGSDADVLFVHEPREGADEQEAAKAAAKVVAEMRRLLQLPSADPPLLIDADLRPEGRSGPLVRTLKSYAAYYRRWSLVWESQALLRAEPVAGDEELGRAFLDLVDPLRYPAEGLGEDAIREVRRLKARMEAERMPRGADPTLHAKLGRGGLSDVEWTVQLLQLEHAWAEPGLRTTRTREALAAACAAELISTEDAAILDEAWVLATRVRNAVMLVRGRAGDTFPSDGRELAAVARYLGYDSGHVGDMLDDYRRITRRARAVMEERFYGA, translated from the coding sequence ATGACGCTGCCGCACGAGGGGGAGAGCGCGAAGCGCCCGCTGAAAGGGGGGTGGCGGGAGACGGGGGGACGCAGGAGCAGCACGTTCACGCGGCTACTGCGGCACGGATTCACCGATCCGTCGGCGGCCGAGCGGCTGCTCGACGCCCCGGACCTGGACACGGTCCGTGACGATCCGCTGCTCCTCGACGCACTCGGCGCCACCGCCGACCCCGACCTCGCGCTGCTCGGACTCGTCCGGCTCGTCGAGGGCCAGGAGGACGAGGTGGGCCGCCGCGAGCTGCTCGACACCCTGGTCACCGCCAAGCCGCTGCGCGACCGCCTCCTCGGCGTGCTCGGCGCCTCCGAGGCGCTCGCCGACCACCTGGCGCGCCACCCCCGCGACTGGCGGGCCCTCGTCACCTACGAGGCGGTCGACCTGCACCCCGGCGTCGAGGAGTTCGAGCGGGGCCTGGCCGAGGCCACGGACCCGGTGTCGCTGCGCGTCGCCTACCGCCGCTGTCTGCTCGCCATAGCGGCCCGTGACGTGTGCGGCACCACCGACGTCGCCGAGGCCGCCGCCGAGCTCGCCGACCTCGCCACCGCGACGCTGCGCGCGGCGCTCGCCATGGCCCGCGCGGCCGCGCCCGCCGACGCCGCGCAGTGCCGCCTCGCGGTCATCGCGATGGGCAAGTGCGGTGGCCACGAGCTCAATTACGTCTCGGACGTCGACGTCATCTTCGTCGGCGAGGCCGTCGAAGGGGCCGACGAGGGCAAGGCGCTGCGGGCCGCGACCCGGCTCGCCTCGCACATGATGCGGATCTGCTCGGAGACCAACGTCGAGGGCACCATCTGGCCGGTCGACGCGAACCTGCGCCCTGAGGGCCGCAACGGCCCGCTGGTGCGCACCCTCAGCAGCCATCTCGCCTACTACCAGCGGTGGGCGAAGACCTGGGAGTTCCAGGCGCTGCTCAAGGCCCGCCCCGTCGCGGGCGACCTGGAGCTCGGCGAGGAGTACGTCGCCACGCTCGCGCCGCTCGTCTGGCACGCCGCCGAGCGCGAGAACTTCGTGGCCGACGTGCAGAAGATGCGCCGCCGCGTCATCGAGAACATCCCCGCGGGCGAGGTCGACCGGGAGCTGAAGCTCGGCCCCGGCGGGCTGCGCGACGTCGAATTCGCCGTACAGATGCTGCAGTTGGTGCACGGCCGCAGCGACACCTCCATCCGGAGCGGCTCCACGCTCGAAGCGCTCGCGGCGCTCGGCGCTGGCGGGTACGTGGGGCGCGTCGACGCCGCCCAGCTCGACGACGCGTACCGCTTCCTGCGCGCCCTGGAACACCGCATCCAGCTCTACAAGCTGCGGCGCACCCACCTGGTGCCCGAGGACGACGCCGACCTGCGCCGCATCGGCCGTTCGCTCGGCATGCGCACCGAGCCGATCACCGAGCTGAACCGCGCCTGGAAGCGGCACACCTCCGTGGTGCGCAGGCTGAACGAGAAGCTCTTCTACCGTCCGCTGCTCGACGCCGTCGCCCAACTCGCCCCTGGCGAGACCAGGTTGAGCACCTCCGCGGCCCGCGAGCGGCTCGTCGCGCTCGGCTACGCGGACCCGAGCGCCGCGCTCAGGCATCTGGAGGCGCTCGCCTCGGGGGTGTCCCGCAAGGCGGCCATCCAGCGCACCCTGCTGCCCGTCCTGCTCGGCTGGTTCGCGGACTCGGCCGACCCGGACGCGGGCCTGCTCGGCTTCCGCAAGGTCTCCGACGCGCTCGGCAAAACCCCGTGGTACCTCCGGCTGCTGAGGGACGAGGGAGCCGCCGCCGAGAACCTGGCGCGGGTGCTCTCCGCCGGACGGCTCGCCCCCGACCTGCTGCTCCGCGCCCCCGAGGCCGTCGCCCTGCTCGGCGACCAGCGGGGCCTCGAACCGCGCGGCCGAGGCGCCCTCGAACAGGAGGTCCTGGCCGCCGTGCGCCGCGCCGACGGCGTCGAGCAGGCGGTGACGGCGGCGCGCGGCGTGCGCAGGCGCGAGCTGTTCCGGACCGCCGCCGGCGACATCATCGGCTCCTACGGCACGGAGGAGAGCCCCGCGGAGGCCGACCCCGGCGCCCTGGTGGACCGGGTCGGGGACGCCATCTCCGACCTGACGTCGGCCACCCTCGCGGGCACGCTGCGCGCGGTCGTCCGCGACGGCTGGGGCGACACGCTGCCGACCCGCTTCGCCGTGATCGGCATGGGCCGCTTCGGCGGCCACGAGCTGGGCTACGGCTCGGACGCCGACGTCCTGTTCGTGCACGAGCCGCGCGAGGGCGCCGACGAGCAGGAGGCGGCGAAGGCGGCCGCCAAGGTGGTCGCCGAGATGCGCAGGCTCCTCCAACTCCCCTCCGCCGATCCGCCGTTGCTCATCGACGCGGACCTGCGCCCGGAGGGCAGGAGCGGCCCCCTGGTGCGTACGCTCAAGTCGTACGCGGCCTACTACCGCCGCTGGTCCCTGGTCTGGGAGTCCCAGGCGCTCCTGCGGGCCGAACCGGTGGCGGGCGACGAGGAACTCGGCCGCGCCTTCCTCGACCTCGTCGACCCGCTGCGCTACCCGGCCGAGGGTCTCGGCGAGGACGCGATCCGCGAGGTCCGCCGCCTCAAGGCCCGGATGGAGGCGGAGCGGATGCCGCGCGGCGCCGACCCGACCCTGCACGCCAAGCTGGGCCGAGGCGGCCTCTCCGACGTCGAATGGACCGTCCAGCTCCTGCAGTTGGAGCACGCCTGGGCCGAGCCCGGCCTGCGCACGACCCGCACTCGCGAGGCGCTCGCCGCGGCCTGCGCGGCGGAGCTGATCTCGACGGAGGACGCGGCGATCCTCGACGAGGCCTGGGTGCTGGCGACGCGCGTGCGGAACGCGGTGATGCTGGTGCGCGGCCGCGCGGGCGACACCTTCCCCTCCGACGGGCGCGAACTGGCCGCCGTCGCGCGCTACCTGGGCTACGACAGCGGGCACGTCGGCGACATGCTCGACGACTACCGGCGGATCACCCGCAGGGCGCGGGCGGTCATGGAGGAGCGGTTCTACGGGGCCTAG
- a CDS encoding VOC family protein, giving the protein MEYTLEVIPLPVSDIDASMAFYRDKLGFHVDIDTEVMPGMRIVQLTPPGSGCSIALADTLWDTMDGPTPAAGSYQGLQLCVADAKAAHAELTERGLDVSEPVAHAPQDGGTFMYFKDPDGNGWAIQEYRVRATTPLREAIAP; this is encoded by the coding sequence ATGGAGTACACACTCGAAGTGATCCCGCTGCCCGTGAGCGACATCGACGCGTCCATGGCGTTCTACCGCGACAAGCTCGGCTTCCACGTCGACATCGACACGGAGGTCATGCCGGGCATGCGCATCGTCCAGCTGACGCCGCCCGGCTCCGGCTGCTCCATCGCCCTGGCCGACACGCTCTGGGACACGATGGACGGACCGACCCCTGCCGCGGGCTCGTACCAGGGCCTCCAGCTCTGCGTCGCCGACGCGAAGGCCGCGCACGCGGAGTTGACCGAGCGTGGCCTCGACGTGTCCGAGCCCGTGGCGCACGCTCCGCAGGACGGGGGGACGTTCATGTACTTCAAGGACCCGGACGGCAACGGCTGGGCCATCCAGGAGTACCGGGTCCGTGCGACAACGCCCCTGCGGGAGGCAATCGCCCCGTAA
- a CDS encoding glutamine synthetase family protein, producing MDKQQEFVLRTLEERDIRFVRLWFTDVLGFLKSVAVAPAELEQAFDEGIGFDGSAIEGFARVYESDMIAKPDPSTFQVLPWRAEAPGTARMFCDILMPDGSPSFADPRYVLKRALAKTSDLGFTFYTHPEIEFFLLKDKPLDGSRPTPADNSGYFDHTPQNVGMDFRRQAITMLESMGISVEFSHHEGAPGQQEIDLRYADALSTADNIMTFRLVMKQVALEQGVNATFMPKPFSEHPGSGMHTHLSLFEGDRNAFYESGAEYQLSKVGRSFIAGLLQHAAEISAVTNQWVNSYKRIWGGSERTAGAGGEAPSYICWGHNNRSALIRVPMYKPGKTGSARVEVRSIDSGANPYLTYAVLLAAGLKGIEEGYELPPGADDDVWALSDAERRAMGIEPLPQNLGEAIALMERSELVAETLGEHVYDFFLRNKKQEWEEYRSEVTAFELRKNLPVL from the coding sequence ATGGACAAGCAGCAGGAATTCGTGCTCCGGACTCTTGAGGAGCGCGACATCCGGTTCGTACGCCTGTGGTTCACGGACGTCCTCGGCTTCCTGAAGTCGGTGGCCGTGGCCCCGGCCGAGCTGGAGCAGGCCTTCGACGAGGGCATCGGCTTCGACGGCTCGGCGATCGAAGGTTTCGCCCGGGTGTACGAGTCCGACATGATCGCCAAGCCGGACCCCTCGACCTTCCAGGTGCTGCCCTGGCGCGCCGAGGCCCCCGGCACCGCCCGGATGTTCTGCGACATCCTGATGCCGGACGGCTCCCCGTCCTTCGCGGATCCGCGCTACGTGCTCAAGCGCGCCCTCGCCAAGACCTCCGACCTCGGCTTCACCTTCTACACCCACCCCGAGATCGAGTTCTTCCTGCTCAAGGACAAGCCGCTCGACGGTTCGCGGCCCACCCCCGCGGACAACTCCGGCTACTTCGACCACACCCCGCAGAACGTCGGCATGGACTTCCGCCGCCAGGCCATCACGATGCTCGAATCCATGGGCATCTCGGTCGAGTTCAGCCACCACGAGGGCGCCCCCGGCCAGCAGGAGATCGACCTGCGCTACGCGGACGCGCTCTCCACCGCCGACAACATCATGACGTTCCGCCTGGTCATGAAGCAGGTCGCCCTGGAGCAGGGGGTCAACGCGACCTTCATGCCGAAGCCGTTCTCCGAGCACCCCGGCTCGGGCATGCACACGCACCTCTCCCTCTTCGAGGGCGACCGCAACGCGTTCTACGAGTCGGGCGCCGAGTACCAGCTCTCCAAGGTCGGCCGTTCCTTCATCGCGGGCCTGCTGCAGCACGCCGCGGAGATCTCCGCCGTCACCAACCAGTGGGTGAACTCCTACAAGCGCATCTGGGGCGGCTCCGAGCGCACGGCGGGCGCGGGCGGCGAGGCCCCCTCGTACATCTGCTGGGGCCACAACAACCGCTCGGCCCTGATCCGCGTCCCCATGTACAAGCCCGGCAAGACGGGCTCGGCCCGCGTCGAGGTCCGCTCGATCGACTCGGGCGCGAACCCCTACCTGACGTACGCGGTACTGCTCGCCGCGGGCCTCAAGGGCATCGAGGAGGGCTACGAGCTGCCGCCCGGCGCCGACGACGACGTGTGGGCCCTCTCCGACGCCGAGCGCCGCGCGATGGGCATCGAGCCGCTCCCGCAGAACCTCGGCGAGGCGATCGCGCTCATGGAGCGCAGCGAACTGGTCGCCGAGACGCTCGGTGAGCACGTGTACGACTTCTTCTTGCGCAACAAGAAGCAGGAGTGGGAGGAGTACCGCTCCGAAGTCACGGCCTTCGAACTCCGCAAGAACCTGCCGGTTCTGTAG
- a CDS encoding globin domain-containing protein, with translation MLSETSAATVRATLPVVGGAIGDITGRFYDRLFTARPELLRDLFNRGNQAAGTQRQALAGSIAAFATHLVEHPDERPDVMLRRIAHKHASLGVAPDQYAVVHEHLFAAIVEVLGDAVTPEVAAAWDEVYWLMANALIAIEARLYAEQGVTADDTWREWEVVGRVEETPEVATFQLRPAAAFPVPDFRPGQYVSVQVQLPDGARQIRQYSLSSAPGSDLRQISVKRVRGGAASPDGEVSGYLHARVREGAVLRLSAPYGDLVLDESDADTPLLLASAGIGVTPMIAMLEQLAAAGHRAPVTVVHADRSPAEHALRADHAAYAGKLPDAAAHFFYERPGAEREHPAVLTGRVDLAALPPLLAGTRAYLCGPLPFMRDVRTQLIGRGVAPADIHYEVFGPDLWLGQAE, from the coding sequence TTGCTGTCAGAAACGTCCGCCGCGACCGTCCGTGCCACCCTCCCCGTCGTCGGCGGGGCCATCGGCGACATCACCGGGCGCTTCTACGACCGGCTCTTCACGGCCCGCCCCGAGCTCCTTCGGGACCTCTTCAACCGCGGCAACCAGGCCGCGGGCACCCAGCGGCAGGCCCTCGCCGGGTCCATCGCCGCGTTCGCCACCCACCTGGTGGAGCACCCCGACGAGCGGCCCGACGTGATGCTCCGGCGCATCGCGCACAAGCACGCCTCGCTCGGCGTCGCCCCCGATCAGTACGCCGTGGTGCACGAGCACCTCTTCGCGGCCATCGTCGAGGTGCTCGGCGACGCCGTCACGCCCGAGGTCGCCGCCGCCTGGGACGAGGTCTACTGGCTGATGGCCAACGCCCTCATCGCCATCGAGGCCCGGCTCTACGCCGAGCAGGGCGTCACCGCGGACGACACCTGGCGGGAGTGGGAGGTCGTGGGGCGCGTCGAGGAGACGCCGGAGGTCGCCACGTTCCAGCTGCGGCCCGCCGCGGCGTTCCCCGTGCCGGACTTCCGGCCGGGGCAATACGTCTCCGTGCAGGTCCAACTGCCGGACGGGGCGCGGCAGATACGTCAGTACAGCCTCTCCTCGGCGCCCGGCTCGGACCTGCGGCAGATCAGCGTCAAGCGGGTGCGGGGCGGCGCGGCGTCACCGGACGGCGAGGTCTCGGGATACCTCCACGCGCGCGTGCGGGAAGGTGCGGTGCTGCGGCTCTCCGCCCCCTACGGAGACCTCGTCCTCGACGAGAGCGACGCGGACACTCCCCTGCTGCTGGCGTCCGCGGGCATCGGCGTCACCCCGATGATCGCCATGCTGGAGCAGCTGGCCGCAGCGGGGCACCGGGCGCCCGTCACCGTCGTGCACGCCGACCGCTCCCCCGCCGAGCACGCGCTGCGCGCCGACCACGCGGCGTACGCGGGCAAGCTCCCGGACGCGGCCGCGCACTTCTTCTACGAGCGGCCCGGCGCCGAGCGGGAGCACCCCGCCGTGCTCACCGGGCGCGTCGACCTCGCCGCCCTGCCGCCCCTCCTGGCGGGCACGCGCGCGTACCTGTGCGGGCCGCTGCCCTTCATGCGGGACGTGCGGACCCAGCTCATCGGGCGGGGAGTGGCTCCGGCCGACATCCACTACGAGGTGTTCGGGCCCGACCTGTGGCTGGGGCAGGCCGAGTAA
- a CDS encoding RrF2 family transcriptional regulator has protein sequence MRLMRSTDLALRALMRLAVAGDGAPTTREVAADMTVPYTHMAKVVAELQKLGLLEARRGRGGGLTLTEAGRKASVGELVRSFEGEGDVVECEGATPCPLNSACRLRGALRRAQEAFYASLDPLTVEDIAASPTGPLLLSITSRDRT, from the coding sequence ATGCGCCTCATGCGATCCACCGACCTGGCCCTGCGCGCCCTGATGCGTCTGGCCGTGGCGGGCGACGGGGCGCCCACGACGCGCGAGGTGGCCGCCGACATGACGGTCCCGTACACGCACATGGCGAAGGTCGTCGCCGAGCTGCAGAAGCTGGGCCTGCTGGAGGCCCGCAGGGGCAGGGGAGGCGGCCTCACCCTGACGGAGGCGGGCCGCAAGGCGTCGGTGGGCGAGCTGGTCAGGTCGTTCGAGGGCGAGGGCGACGTGGTGGAGTGCGAGGGGGCCACGCCCTGCCCGCTGAATTCCGCGTGCCGCCTGCGCGGGGCACTGCGCAGGGCCCAGGAGGCGTTCTACGCCTCGCTGGACCCGCTCACGGTGGAGGACATCGCGGCGTCCCCGACGGGCCCGCTGCTCCTGAGCATCACGTCCCGCGACAGGACCTGA
- a CDS encoding DUF3105 domain-containing protein: MGSAKNTSNASRKARIEEMRRADRARERRGRAVTVAVSAVVVAALGVGGFVLFSKASDGDGSSTDSKAWPAAKVNADGEKVWGKLGRTHVSKKVDYPMTPPVGGDHNQVWMNCNGDVYEKELPEVNAVHSLEHGAVWVTYNDQAKPADLKKLAAKVKATPYSLMSPVKDQKDPVMLTAWAHQRTVTGADDPKVKEFFSKYVQGKQTPEPGAACTNGLAR, from the coding sequence ATGGGCTCCGCCAAGAACACGAGCAACGCCTCCCGCAAGGCCCGGATAGAGGAGATGCGCCGGGCGGACCGCGCACGTGAACGCCGGGGGCGCGCCGTCACGGTGGCCGTCAGCGCGGTCGTCGTCGCGGCGCTCGGCGTGGGCGGCTTCGTCCTCTTCTCCAAGGCGTCCGACGGCGACGGTTCGTCGACGGACTCGAAGGCGTGGCCCGCGGCCAAGGTCAACGCCGACGGCGAGAAGGTCTGGGGCAAGCTCGGGCGTACGCACGTGTCGAAGAAGGTCGACTACCCGATGACGCCTCCCGTCGGCGGTGACCACAACCAGGTGTGGATGAACTGCAACGGCGACGTCTACGAGAAGGAACTCCCCGAGGTGAACGCGGTGCACTCGCTGGAGCACGGTGCCGTCTGGGTCACCTACAACGACCAGGCGAAGCCCGCCGACCTGAAGAAGCTCGCGGCCAAGGTCAAGGCCACGCCGTACTCGCTGATGAGCCCCGTCAAGGACCAGAAGGACCCCGTCATGCTGACCGCGTGGGCGCACCAGCGGACCGTGACCGGGGCGGACGATCCCAAGGTCAAGGAGTTCTTCTCCAAGTACGTCCAGGGCAAGCAGACCCCTGAGCCGGGTGCGGCCTGCACCAACGGTCTGGCGCGGTGA
- a CDS encoding DUF305 domain-containing protein has translation MRPRTTTRTNWIVGSVAAAVLVAGGITAAVAATDGSDSGGPPPSSSADAGFARDMAVHHQQAVEMSYIVRDRTDDEEVRRLAYDIAQTQANQRGMLLGWLDLWELPKVPEGAPMEWMGMGDAPAGEDGALMPGMATNAELARLGELKGKKAEVLYLRLMTRHHRGGVHMAQGCVERCGVDVERRLARGMVESQESEIALMASMLKARGAGV, from the coding sequence GTGAGGCCGCGCACGACCACGCGGACGAACTGGATCGTCGGCTCCGTCGCCGCGGCGGTCCTCGTGGCGGGCGGCATCACCGCCGCCGTCGCCGCGACGGACGGCTCCGACTCCGGCGGTCCGCCCCCGAGTTCGTCCGCGGACGCGGGCTTCGCGCGGGACATGGCCGTCCATCACCAGCAGGCCGTGGAGATGTCCTACATCGTGCGCGACCGCACCGACGACGAGGAGGTGCGGCGGCTCGCGTACGACATCGCCCAGACACAGGCGAACCAGCGCGGGATGCTCCTCGGCTGGCTGGACCTGTGGGAGCTGCCGAAGGTGCCGGAGGGGGCGCCGATGGAGTGGATGGGGATGGGGGACGCGCCGGCGGGTGAGGACGGGGCGCTGATGCCGGGGATGGCGACGAACGCGGAGCTGGCACGGCTGGGTGAGCTGAAGGGGAAGAAGGCGGAGGTGCTGTATCTACGGTTGATGACTCGGCACCACCGGGGTGGGGTGCATATGGCTCAGGGGTGTGTGGAGCGGTGCGGGGTTGATGTGGAGCGGAGGTTGGCGCGGGGGATGGTGGAGTCGCAGGAGTCGGAGATCGCGCTGATGGCGTCGATGCTGAAGGCGCGGGGCGCCGGGGTGTAG
- a CDS encoding hydroxyacid dehydrogenase: MGVEVAERVFAPDLRERLARSVELSPTVLADGLATLAARAVLADTEILVTGWECPPLTAEVLAHAPRLRAIVHAAGSVKPMVTEAVWDRGIVVSSAADANADPVVAFTLAAITFAAKGALPAAANYARGWPSFTVRTGADARTIGVIGASRIGRRVIAALRASDAGFRILLTDPYVTSAEAESLGAELVDLPELCRRSSIVTIHAPQLPETRGLLSASMLGLIPDGGVVINTARGSLVDTEALARECAVGRLDAFLDVTDPEPLPPGHALLHLRNVLVTPHVAGAQGSEVRRLGEYAVSEVERLTRGEPMRGRLRREDLPRLA; encoded by the coding sequence ATGGGCGTCGAGGTCGCGGAGCGCGTGTTCGCGCCCGATCTGCGCGAACGGCTCGCTCGCAGCGTCGAATTGAGCCCGACAGTCCTCGCCGACGGTCTCGCCACCCTGGCGGCCCGCGCGGTGCTCGCCGACACGGAGATCCTGGTCACCGGCTGGGAGTGCCCACCGCTCACCGCGGAGGTACTGGCCCACGCGCCCCGCCTCCGGGCGATCGTGCATGCCGCGGGCTCGGTCAAACCGATGGTGACGGAGGCGGTGTGGGACCGCGGGATCGTCGTCTCCTCCGCGGCGGACGCCAACGCGGATCCGGTGGTGGCGTTCACGCTGGCGGCGATCACGTTCGCGGCGAAGGGGGCGTTGCCCGCGGCCGCGAACTATGCCCGGGGGTGGCCGTCGTTCACCGTCCGCACCGGGGCGGACGCGCGGACGATCGGGGTGATCGGCGCGTCGCGGATCGGGCGCCGGGTCATCGCGGCGCTGCGGGCGTCCGACGCGGGGTTCCGGATCCTGCTCACGGATCCCTACGTGACGTCCGCGGAGGCGGAGTCACTGGGAGCGGAGCTCGTGGACCTCCCCGAACTCTGCCGCCGCAGCAGCATTGTCACGATCCACGCGCCCCAACTCCCGGAGACCCGCGGCCTCTTGAGCGCGTCGATGCTCGGTCTCATCCCGGACGGCGGTGTCGTCATCAACACGGCTCGCGGATCTCTGGTGGATACGGAGGCGTTGGCGCGGGAGTGTGCGGTGGGGCGTCTGGACGCGTTCCTGGACGTGACGGATCCCGAGCCGCTGCCTCCCGGGCATGCGCTGCTCCATCTGCGGAACGTGTTGGTGACTCCGCATGTCGCGGGGGCGCAGGGGAGTGAGGTGCGGCGGCTCGGTGAGTACGCGGTCTCCGAGGTGGAGCGCTTGACCCGGGGGGAGCCGATGCGTGGGCGTCTGCGCCGGGAGGACCTGCCCCGCTTGGCCTGA
- a CDS encoding ABC transporter permease: MVPGIAYFLVFHYGAFIANAVAFKEYVPFDGLWASPWVGTENFSRMFGDPDFWHATWNTLFIAVLQLAFFFPAPLALALLLHSLTSDLLRRFTQSVIYLPHFLSWVVVVALFQQVLSDTGLLNTFLSDSGLHTVDIIGNPEAYKPLVVIEVIWKDAGWGTIIFLAALMQVDEQQYEAAAIDGAGPWRRFWHVTLPSIRPIIILLLIMRLGDILSVGFEQMLLQRQSVGPEVGEVLDTFVFWQGIVGGDTGYAAAAGLFKGVVGAVLVFTANRVAHRLGEQGVYK; encoded by the coding sequence ATGGTGCCGGGGATCGCGTACTTCCTGGTCTTCCACTACGGCGCGTTCATCGCCAACGCCGTGGCCTTCAAGGAGTACGTGCCCTTCGACGGCCTGTGGGCCAGCCCCTGGGTGGGCACGGAGAACTTCTCGCGGATGTTCGGCGATCCGGACTTCTGGCACGCGACGTGGAACACCCTCTTCATCGCCGTACTGCAACTGGCCTTCTTCTTCCCGGCCCCGCTGGCGCTCGCCCTGCTGCTGCACAGCCTGACCTCGGACCTGCTGCGCCGCTTCACGCAGTCCGTGATCTATCTGCCGCACTTCCTCTCGTGGGTCGTCGTGGTCGCGCTCTTCCAGCAAGTGCTCAGCGACACGGGCCTGTTGAACACCTTCCTCAGCGACTCCGGGCTGCACACCGTCGACATCATCGGCAACCCGGAGGCGTACAAGCCGCTCGTGGTCATCGAGGTGATCTGGAAGGACGCCGGATGGGGGACGATCATCTTCCTCGCCGCGCTCATGCAGGTCGACGAGCAGCAGTACGAGGCCGCGGCCATCGACGGGGCGGGCCCCTGGCGCCGCTTCTGGCACGTCACGCTGCCCAGCATCCGGCCCATCATCATCCTGCTGCTGATCATGCGGCTCGGCGACATCCTCTCGGTCGGCTTCGAACAGATGCTGTTGCAGCGGCAGTCGGTGGGCCCCGAGGTCGGCGAGGTGCTCGACACCTTCGTCTTCTGGCAGGGCATCGTCGGCGGCGACACCGGATACGCGGCGGCGGCAGGACTGTTCAAGGGCGTCGTCGGCGCGGTGCTCGTCTTCACCGCCAACCGGGTCGCCCACCGGCTCGGCGAGCAGGGGGTCTACAAGTGA